One Cervus canadensis isolate Bull #8, Minnesota chromosome 1, ASM1932006v1, whole genome shotgun sequence genomic window carries:
- the NT5C gene encoding 5'(3')-deoxyribonucleotidase, cytosolic type has product MGMPARRARPVRVLVDMDCVLADFEAGLLRGFLQRFPGEPYVPLEERRGFLAREQYRALRPDLADKVASVYEAPGFFLDLEPIPGALAAMREMNDMQDTQVFICTSPLMKYDHCVAEKYRWVEKHLGPQFVERIIVTRDKTVISGDILIDDKEVIQGQEETPSWEHILFTCCHNQHLALPPPRRRLRSWSDNWREIIDSKRGALPLDPDGLGLPQQ; this is encoded by the exons ATGGGGATGCCGGCGCGGCGCGCGCGACCCGTGCGAGTGCTGGTGGACATGGACTGCGTGCTGGCGGACTTCGAGGCCGGCCTGCTGCGGGGCTTCCTCCAACGGTTCCCCGGGGAGCCGTACGTGCCGCTGGAGGAGCGCCGCGGCTTCCTAGCGCGCGAGCAGTACCGGGCGCTGCGCCCCGACCTGGCG GACAAAGTGGCCAGTGTGTATGAAGCCCCAGGCTTTTTCCTAGACTTGGAGCCCATCCCTGGAGCCTTGGCAGCCATGCGGGAGATGAATGACATGCAGGA CACCCAGGTCTTCATCTGCACCAGTCCTCTGATGAAGTACGACCACTGTGTGGCGGAGAAG TACCGCTGGGTGGAGAAGCACCTGGGACCCCAGTTTGTGGAGCGTATTATCGTGACGAGGGACAAGACCGTGATCTCGGGGGACATACTCATTGATGACAAGGAGGTCATTCAAG GCCAAGAGGAGACCCCCAGCTGGGAGCACATCTTGTTCACCTGCTGCCACAACCAGCACCTGGCCCTGCCCCCGCCTCGGAGACGGCTGCGCTCCTGGAGCGACAACTGGAGGGAGATTATAGACAGCAAGCGGGGAGCCCTGCCGCTGGATCCCGACGGCCTGGGGCTGCCCCAGCAATGA
- the JPT1 gene encoding jupiter microtubule associated homolog 1 gives MTTTTTFKGVDPNSRNSSRVLRPPGGGSNFSLGFDEPTEQPVRRNKMASSIFGTPEENPPSWAKSTGAKSSGGREDSESSGPQRRNSSEANSGDFLDLKGEGDIHENVDTDLQASLGQSEEKPVPAAPVPSPVAPAPVPSRRNPPGGKSSLVLG, from the exons atgaccaccaccaccaccttcaaGGGCGTCGATCCCAACAGCAGGAACAGCTCCCG GGTTTTGCGGCCTCCCGGCGGTGGATCCAATTTTTCGTTGGGTTTTGATGAACCAACAGAACAACCCGTGAGGAGGAACAAGATGGCCTCCAGCATCTTCGGGACGCCTGAGGAAAACCCCCCTTCCTGGGCCAAGTCGACAG GTGCCAAGTCTAGTGGGGGCAGGGAAGATTCTGAGTCATCTGGACCCCAGAGAAGGAATTCTTCTGAAGCGAACTCTGGAGACTTCTTAGATCTGAAG ggagaAGGTGACATTCATG AAAACGTGGACACAGACCTGCAGGCCAGCCTGGGGCAGAGTGAGGAGAAGCCTGTGCCCGCCGCCCCTGTGCCCAGCCCCGTGGCGCCGGCGCCTGTGCCGTCCCGGAGAAACCCCCCTGGCGGCAAGTCCAGCCTCGTCCTGGGTTAG